AGCCTGAACTAATAAACCATCACTTACCAATGAGTCATTTCCCCTTCATCTTGTGTCTCTTACAGTCTTTCTATCCCAGGTATTGTTTATTGTATtccattttgagaaaataaagtgTTGGAATAGGGAATGGATAAGGATATtatcactaaataaaataattctgacAACAATCAATATGAAGCACTCTAGGGTTTACTGAGAAAGGCCAATTAATTACAACAGCAAATATCTTTTTTCACaaagcatttattaagcacctattgGTATCACAAGTGCATTAAAGGAATTCCTCACCATCTTGACAATAAAAAGCCATGAAATCATAAGAAGTCAGAGATTTCACAGGGTTCCCCTCTCCTATCAGCACAGAATTACAGGTTTTCATTAGTTATTTTCTTGAGAGGAGTCTGACTAAATGGGATTCTTAAGACTTTATCAAAgttgtaatctttttaaaaggagatGATTGTgaatctcactttaaaaaaagatttatttatttatttatgtgaaaagtacaattatagacagagagagacagagagaaaggtcttccatctgctgattcacttcctaaatagccacaatggacagagctagggcaacctgaagccaggagccaggagcttcttctgggtctcccatgtgggtgcaggggcccaagcacttggaccatcttccactgctttcccaggtcataagcagagagctggatcaaaagaggagcagccaggacacaaactggggaccataagggatgctggtaccacaggcagagccttagcctactatgccatagcacagtCTTCCAAATTTGTGATTTCTATGGTGATACAATTTCTTGCTATTTTGTTGTTGAGCTCTCACTGTTCAGAGTGGCCATAAACTAAAATGGTTGTCTCTCTGACAGCCCTGACTTGGACAGGAGTGGAGGGAGCGTGGGGAGGTAGATTTCCAAATATGTCATCTGAAACACAAGGAGGAGGTGACACCAAAATGCATGAACCAGAAGAAACTGAGTTCTTGCAATATTCAGAGTGGCTGGAGGTATAGAGAGGATGTCAACAGGAAGTACAGAGGTGGTATAGAGCTAAAGCAGTGGGCAGGAGCAAGGGAAAAGAGTGGACCTGTGGGGCCAGGCCTGTGTTAAAGACCTTGGGTGCTGTTCCTCAGGCTTTCTCATGGGACTCAGGGTTGGCTGCTTTAAGAAGATGGTGAGAAGACAGAGCTCACCTGTGTGACTCTGCTGCTGACCAATAGGCTTTATCAAGGTCAGCAGCTGTGAGGGTGTCAGGTTTGGATCAGTGAGATGCAGGAAAGTTAGGCTACATCACAAACAACCACAAAGGAAGGAGAAGTCTTTacaaggcagaagaggatggggTATAACTGGGTTTCAAAGAGCTTCCATCAGAGCTAAATGGTTGTCAAGGTGGCAGCCACATTTAAATTTCTGACAAAGGTAAAATCATCTGATGTGGAAGTAGATGCATGGTATTTAGCTCTGCCCATATTCAAAGATGTTCTGGGCCCTTGGTCCAGGGATGTGCAGTATGTAAGTATCAGTTGAAAGCTGGATGCCCCCAGGAAACTCAGTATATTGTTTATGACATCCACTGTGCTACTTTTCTCCATGAATCTGGATTTCAACATCTAGAAGATTTTAGTCTAATGGTAAGTCAATTGCTTTCTGGAATAAGCCTCTTTCAGGAGAACTTTAGCATCATTGGCCACTATGTCAAGGAAATGAAATTGCAAGTAAATTTGTCTAAAGTAAAGACCTGTAGCAAGAAGACCTCCATCAgctgagctgagcccatccaGAAATTTCAAAAGCTTTTCCCCTATTGTTTCATCCTGTTCAGTGTCCAACAAATAGGGAGATTTAATAATTGCTTTGAGTTCTTCCACATGCCCTCGCAAATCCTTAGCCAAAATCTGAAGAGATTCATCATCCACTCCAAAACAGACTCGATATTGGTGTAGGCTTGCCTGCAGCTTCTCCACATCATTGTCCTTAAAGACAGACGCCATAGGCAAGGTAGCCAAAATTCCATCCTTCACGGCTCCTAGCCAGATATTCTGCTTTAgagattccttctttttttcaatGGCTGCCTCAGTAATACTGGGCAGGGAAAGCATGAATTTGTTGCGCTTTTGATTAGGGAGATCTTTCAGTAGGGTGTCCATCAGGATCGAGAAATCAAACTCAGACGAATCTTTGTTGGAGATTAGGAATGTTTGGAGTTCAATATCATTCTTGTAAAATTCCTTCAGAGAATTGTTTCGAATCTCTTCCAagactttttctctttcataggTAGTAGGTTTAAATTGCTGTTCATTTTGTAAATCAAAGTCCACCTTGGTTCTCACAAGGTAGAAGTTCTTCTTCATAGCTCTGATCCCTTTGGCCAGTTCTAGGTCATATTTTGTGAAGAATGAAGcagaaacaataataaataaatcatactcACCAAATTTTACTTTGTCTAGATAACCTTTTAGCTGGAAATTAGGAGTTCCAAAGCCAGGCAAGTCCCATATTGTCACACTGGGAAACTTGGGGTGTTTGTATGGCTTTCTCTCCATGGTTGTGTCCTTTGCTCCAACGGGAGCTGCATCTTCTCCTTCATCTCCAATCCCTCTCAGGGTGTTGACTAAACTGGATTTCCCTGATCCTGAATCCCCTGTCACAGCGATGTTGAGTGGGATatcatcaatattttttaatgCATCACTGATCACAGAGTGTGCCCCTGGAAGATCTCCTTTTGCCAAGTGTGACTGAATTGAACGGATGGTCTCCTGAGAGATGATTTTGCTTTCTGTCTTGCAGTTCTTAAGATATGCCTTAAAGCTGGAGTCTAAATCTTGGTTTTGTCTCTCAGAGTATGTAGCTGAGGGAGCTGCACCCATGACTgtgagcaaaaataaataaataaataaataaataaacaaaaaacacttaCAAGAAAGAAGGTAGGGAAAAGCTGAACAGGTTTACTATGATAGGACATCTTTGTGCTTTTCTCTTAACAAACTGCTGTGTTCTCATAGCTGTCTCCTTTGGTCATGCCCTGACCCTATTTCTTCTAATCCCACTGGAATACTCTAATGCAAATCCAAGACATCATTCCATGCATAAATCCTTTAGTACTTGTCTTGAAATTCTAAGAAGTTTTAATTAATATGTTGCACTATGATTATcacaaaaatatattcagaattaTCATCATACCTAATCTGTGTCAAATTTCCCTAAAAGACATTATAGCATTTAGTTtgcttatttacattttaatgtgaCATAATTGGCTTGAATAAAGCTGTCAATAAAGGTCACTTATTGTATTTGATTGATACGTTTCTTAAATTGCCTTAATTTGTCATTCTTGCGCCTTTTTCCTGATGCTCAGACTCATGTCCATGAGTTATTTTCTTCTAGGCATATTACAAAGGTTCAGTAATTCAAGGCTTCTTCATTCTTCAAGTctagatttatattcatttagtCAATGTAATAACTCAACATATCtatctctcttgctttctttgaACTTTCTGTTTTGTAAAAGTAACTTAATCATATAGAATCTTttatgaaaagcagaattattaGCGGAGTGCTCCAGAAAAACCCACATATGAAGCTACTACTTCGACATCTGACTATGCCACATTTCTTACAGATCAAGTCATTCAAGCAGTGCAAAGATAATCCTAGATGTTGTTCCATGATCTCAGTCAATGCTAGAAATCATGTATTACCAACtgtgcaaagaaaaaaaacaaaaatccaccAAAACATACGGGTCAAGTTAAGATAAGAATTGGAATAATAATTCAATCTTTTAAAGTTGTTGGTCCTTCTCTTAGATTGTGCTAATAATATATCTCTGTGCTGTTTCAAGAGGTAGGCATCCTGGCATGCTAATAATTTGGCATCTTTTAAAaaccaatattcttttttttttaagttttttttttgaaaggtagagtttttttttgtttgtttgtttgttttgttttgttttgttttgggataggtagacagagagagaggtcttccttccgttggttcactccccaaatagccacaacggccggaactgcactgatctgaaggcaggatccaggagcttcttcctggtctcccatgtgggtggcaggggcccaagcacttggaccatcttctactgcttacccaggctacagcagagagttggactggaagaggtgcaaccgggactagaaccggcaccacaggcagaggattaacctagtgtgccacagcaccggccccctgaaaAACCAATATTCTTTAAATTATTGGAGTACTATTATTTGTAGTATAGGCTTAGTAcagtttaataaaatataaagtgtACTGCTTGTGTAGGAATTCTGGTGTTTGAATCCCTAGCAATTCCACTCTGGTTCCAGTTGAATGCACTGTGCAGCAAAATTCCTGCCCTGAAGGTAACTGCATTCTTCTTACACTAAATGGAGTTCACTGATTCATCTTTCATCCTTGAACTCTTGGGAGCTTCACATCCTACTCTTTACACAACACTCTCTCAAAAGGATGTCTAGAAAAGGCAATCTTCTCTAAGACGTTAGTAGCCCTGGGAAATTGGTATCCAGAACTTATCCCTGCCTGGCCAATCTGTTAATCTAGTATTAAAAAGAATGTACCAAAGAACATTTAATGTTTACTACAAACTAAAAGAAATCAATctaggggacagcgctgtggcacagtgggttaagccaccatctgcagtctgggcatcccatgtgggtgccagtccaagtctTAGCTGTTCTActttgatccatctccctgctaatgtgtttgggaaggtagcagaagatggcccaaatccttgggcccctgcactcacgtgggagatccagaagaaactcctggctcctggcttcatcctggctcagtcctggctgttgaggccatttgaggggcaaaccagtgaatggaagatctttttctctttctgttgctcccactctttctgtaattctgacttttaattaaataaatcaatctttaaaacaaaggaaaCCAATCTGGAAGGGCTGCATACAGTGTGATTCTAATCATGTAACATTCTGGGAAGTTCAGTCTACAGAGACAGGAAAAAGGTCAGTTGTTGCCAGGGGTTAAGGTGAAGAGAAGGTGACTAGGTGGTGCACAGAGGAATTTTAGGACAGTGAGGACAGTGAAACACTGTGTGTGATACTACAATGGGGGATTCATGTCATTACACAGTCGTCCAAACCCACAGAATGTACAACACCAGGAGTGGGCCCTATTGTAAACTACATACTTTGGGAGATAAAGATGTGTCAATGTTGGTTCGTCCATTGTGAACAACCTACCCCTCTGGTGGGGGATGCTGATAGCAGGAGAGACtctgtatgtgaatgtgtgtgtgtatctgtgtaggtAGGGGTGGTGGTCAAGGAATATATGGAATTCAACTTTCTGTTTGATTTGTCTGTGAACTAATGCTGTTCTTAAAAAATATAGTGTATTTAATGGGGAGAaggaaaaattatgcatatttatgtCACAAGGCAAGGAGGAAGTGAGAaaacagatatataaataaattactgTATACACACatagtatttgttaaataaaacacATACATTTTCTTCTCTATCTTTTCTATGATAGGAATAGTGAGGTGATtattagaaaactataaaaaatccataaaatcaggGACTCCCATGGATCCTTTCAGGATAGAAGTGGGCAAATATTTTCTGAGAAGAGTCATCTGGTATATATGTGAGGCTTTGGGttcggggctgtggcacagccagttaaagccccagcctgcagcaccagcatcctgtatgggcactggttgaagtcccagctgctccactctgatccatctccctgctaatgagcctaggaaattagtagaggatggcccaagtacctgggcccctcatgggagacctggaagaagctcctggctcatggctttagcctggcccatccccagtcattgtggctatttggggagtgaaccagtggatggaagatctctctctttctctgtctctacctctctctgtaactcaacctttctaataaataaaaaaaaatatatgtgagGCTTTCCTGGAAAAGCTGACAAAGATAACACATACATGAACAATGTGGCTTGTTTCCAGAaaactttatagaaaaaaaaggaagcgGCTATTCTCTAACTTCATCATGTGTTAATCATTTCTTTCATAGGTTCTATTGAGATATCATTGACATACAGACTGTATATATTTCAGGTATACAatttgatgttttgatatatgaaCACATTGTGTAAAGACAATCACAACCAGCCAATTAGCATACTTATCACCTCTACATAGTTAAcaatgtgtgtgtggttgtgtgtgtgtgtgtgtgtgtgtgtaggtaatGAGGTGTTTTAGGATTTGCTTTTTAGCAAATTTAGAATATATAACACAGTCTTATTCATGGCAATAATCCTGACAGACACTGAATCTCCAGAATTTATTCATATTGCATAAAGGAAactttgtatcctttgaccaatATTACCCCATTTCCTTCTCCCCCTAGACTTGGGCAACAGATATCCTAGTCTTACCTTCTAAAAGTTTGAGTATTATTGATTAACATAAAAGTAAGTTCATATGGGtcacttttataaaaatgtttatgtttcatctacttgaaagatagaaacagagggggaagagagagagaaatttccattccactgattaattttcaaatagttgtgacagccagggatgggccagatcaaagccaggagccaagaactacatccaggtctccaggtggaAGAAATCCACATACATGGGATATTacctgcctgccagggtgcatcagcaggaaactggattgaaagcagaggtag
Above is a genomic segment from Oryctolagus cuniculus chromosome 6, mOryCun1.1, whole genome shotgun sequence containing:
- the IFGGA1 gene encoding interferon-gamma-inducible GTPase 10 isoform X2; the protein is MGAAPSATYSERQNQDLDSSFKAYLKNCKTESKIISQETIRSIQSHLAKGDLPGAHSVISDALKNIDDIPLNIAVTGDSGSGKSSLVNTLRGIGDEGEDAAPVGAKDTTMERKPYKHPKFPSVTIWDLPGFGTPNFQLKGYLDKVKFGEYDLFIIVSASFFTKYDLELAKGIRAMKKNFYLVRTKVDFDLQNEQQFKPTTYEREKVLEEIRNNSLKEFYKNDIELQTFLISNKDSSEFDFSILMDTLLKDLPNQKRNKFMLSLPSITEAAIEKKKESLKQNIWLGAVKDGILATLPMASVFKDNDVEKLQASLHQYRVCFGVDDESLQILAKDLRGHVEELKAIIKSPYLLDTEQDETIGEKLLKFLDGLSSADGGLLATGLYFRQIYLQFHFLDIVANDAKVLLKEAYSRKQLTYH